One genomic region from Terriglobales bacterium encodes:
- a CDS encoding DUF58 domain-containing protein yields the protein MPNRVATLFENLDREAWARFFVALLGLIFSFAFAILSTSFRDEGNVLGTAITASLALLTAGVVGIATIPFLARRVALERLRFNVRYELTREGVAYILAVIVIGIAALNTANNLLFIVVAAMLAAVLVSGISSTIVLFGLNLKVALPENVFAGKPCIGSVTVRNDGRLPSFSVSVVPEKPSQRRKWKWQRTELGIPPFRPSARQWFRLPDLQLRPVPPRAPAEPILNSPVYFPHVRSHHSESAPVELKFPRRGRYAQSGLGLATRFPFSFLTKTRIIAFERELIVLPEVEETEQFLTILPTLRGEFEMFVAGRGYDLYRLREFAAGDAARHIHWKATARAQTVMVREFTREDERKLKIVFDNPAPGEVKSEDYESAIKLAASLAWHFADGTTDISFAAPGYLGVGPQQALSFLRHLAVAQPAAQKLPLETLASRDAYNLVITARQRGSIPTQLWTSSYFIFIGNTSGSITTSSENV from the coding sequence GTGCCAAATAGAGTTGCGACACTCTTCGAGAACCTCGACCGCGAAGCCTGGGCGCGCTTCTTTGTAGCCCTGCTCGGACTCATCTTCTCGTTCGCTTTTGCCATCCTCTCTACAAGCTTTCGAGATGAAGGCAATGTTCTTGGCACGGCGATTACAGCTTCACTGGCGCTGCTGACGGCCGGAGTTGTTGGGATCGCGACGATTCCCTTTCTGGCACGGCGCGTCGCTTTGGAGCGATTGCGCTTCAATGTGCGTTATGAACTCACGCGCGAAGGTGTTGCCTATATTTTGGCCGTGATAGTAATCGGAATCGCTGCCCTCAATACCGCCAACAACCTTCTCTTCATTGTGGTCGCGGCTATGCTCGCCGCAGTATTGGTTTCAGGCATATCCTCCACCATCGTTCTATTTGGACTAAATCTCAAAGTCGCCTTGCCCGAGAATGTTTTTGCCGGCAAACCTTGCATTGGGAGTGTCACGGTTCGCAACGACGGGCGCTTGCCGTCGTTCTCGGTAAGCGTAGTTCCAGAGAAGCCGAGTCAGCGCCGAAAATGGAAGTGGCAGCGGACCGAACTGGGAATTCCTCCATTCCGTCCGTCGGCCAGGCAGTGGTTTCGCTTGCCGGATCTTCAACTCAGGCCCGTGCCTCCTCGGGCGCCCGCGGAACCGATCCTCAACTCCCCGGTCTACTTTCCGCACGTGCGCTCTCATCATTCCGAATCGGCCCCGGTGGAATTGAAGTTTCCGCGCCGCGGGCGATACGCGCAGAGCGGCCTTGGCCTGGCAACGCGTTTTCCATTTTCCTTTCTGACTAAGACGCGCATTATTGCGTTCGAGCGCGAGTTGATCGTTCTGCCTGAAGTGGAGGAGACCGAGCAATTCCTCACAATCCTGCCTACGCTACGAGGTGAGTTTGAGATGTTTGTGGCGGGCCGGGGATACGACTTGTACCGCTTGCGCGAGTTCGCCGCCGGAGATGCGGCTAGACACATTCACTGGAAAGCCACCGCGCGCGCGCAAACTGTGATGGTTCGCGAATTCACGCGCGAGGACGAACGTAAGCTCAAGATTGTCTTCGACAATCCCGCGCCGGGAGAAGTGAAGTCCGAAGACTACGAATCGGCAATCAAATTAGCCGCGTCGCTTGCCTGGCACTTTGCTGACGGCACTACCGACATCAGCTTCGCTGCCCCAGGGTATTTAGGTGTTGGCCCACAGCAGGCACTCAGCTTTCTGCGACATCTCGCGGTTGCTCAACCCGCGGCTCAGAAGCTTCCTCTGGAAACGCTGGCTTCACGTGACGCGTACAACCTTGTGATCACCGCGCGGCAGAGAGGCTCAATTCCGACGCAGCTCTGGACCAGTTCTTACTTCATCTTTATCGGAAATACGAGCGGAAGCATCACGACCTCAAGTGAGAACGTTTGA
- a CDS encoding FAD-linked oxidase C-terminal domain-containing protein, which yields MFASGESNKLKRIVGRDAVLDRHEDLMLYEYDGSLARGEPNYVVFPQTAQQVSEIVKLAQREGLAIVPRGAGTGLSGGSIARQGGIVLAFARMNRILEIDLANLRATVQPGIVNLDLSNALAPHGFYFAPDPSSQKACTIGGNVAENSGGPHTLAYGVTVNHVTGLEVVLPDGRIVQLGGAAASSAGYDLTGFFVGSEGTLGIATAITVRLTRLPESVATLLAIYDDVQAAGNTVVALTSAGITPAALEMLDGWTLRAVEASVHAGYPLDSAAVLLIELEGLREAVEEQAELVSELCRKSGAREVRRARDENERQLLWKGRKTAFGAIGRISPSYYVQDGVIPRTRIPETLRKIDEISKKYSLTIGNIFHAGDGNLHPLILFDARDADQTRRTLDAGREILEFCIDIGGSITGEHGVGMEKQDLMCTLFTDSELEVMRRLRNCFNPNSLLNPQKMLPSVRTCREAVAPGHSSLDAPVSSGAPLQ from the coding sequence ATGTTTGCATCTGGAGAAAGCAACAAGCTGAAGAGGATCGTCGGCCGCGATGCCGTGCTCGACAGGCATGAAGACCTCATGCTCTACGAGTACGACGGTTCCCTCGCGCGTGGAGAGCCGAACTATGTTGTCTTTCCCCAGACAGCGCAGCAGGTTTCCGAGATCGTAAAACTGGCGCAACGCGAGGGGCTGGCCATTGTTCCCCGTGGCGCAGGAACCGGATTGAGTGGTGGTTCCATAGCCAGGCAGGGCGGCATCGTTCTTGCCTTCGCGCGGATGAACCGCATCCTCGAGATCGATCTGGCGAATCTGCGTGCAACGGTGCAGCCGGGGATCGTGAATCTCGATCTGAGCAACGCGCTCGCTCCCCACGGTTTTTACTTTGCTCCCGATCCTTCCAGTCAGAAGGCGTGCACGATTGGCGGCAATGTTGCCGAGAATTCAGGTGGTCCTCATACCCTGGCCTATGGCGTGACGGTGAACCATGTCACAGGACTAGAAGTTGTTTTGCCAGATGGGCGAATTGTTCAACTCGGTGGCGCTGCTGCAAGCTCCGCCGGATACGATCTCACTGGATTCTTTGTTGGTTCCGAGGGAACGCTCGGCATCGCCACGGCCATCACGGTAAGACTCACGCGTTTGCCGGAGTCCGTCGCGACACTGCTGGCGATTTATGACGACGTTCAGGCGGCCGGTAATACAGTGGTCGCACTTACTTCAGCAGGCATCACGCCTGCAGCGCTGGAAATGCTTGACGGGTGGACGCTACGAGCTGTCGAAGCGTCGGTTCACGCCGGATACCCGCTTGACTCCGCTGCTGTCCTCCTCATCGAGTTGGAGGGATTGCGAGAGGCCGTCGAGGAGCAAGCCGAGCTCGTATCGGAGCTGTGCCGCAAGTCTGGCGCACGTGAGGTTCGCCGGGCTCGCGATGAAAATGAACGCCAGCTGTTATGGAAGGGCCGCAAGACTGCCTTCGGAGCAATCGGGCGCATTTCGCCTTCATATTACGTCCAGGATGGCGTGATTCCCCGCACGCGAATTCCAGAAACTCTACGCAAGATCGACGAGATCAGTAAAAAGTATTCGCTTACTATCGGGAACATCTTTCACGCAGGTGACGGTAACCTGCATCCCCTGATCCTGTTCGATGCTCGCGATGCCGACCAGACGCGGCGTACGCTCGACGCAGGTCGCGAGATCCTCGAGTTTTGCATCGATATCGGAGGATCCATCACCGGTGAGCATGGAGTCGGAATGGAAAAACAAGATCTCATGTGCACTCTGTTCACCGATTCCGAATTGGAAGTGATGAGGCGTTTGCGGAACTGCTTTAATCCCAACTCGCTGCTCAATCCGCAGAAGATGCTCCCATCGGTGCGCACTTGTCGGGAAGCTGTTGCCCCTGGCCATTCGAGCCTGGATGCTCCCGTTTCCTCTGGAGCCCCATTGCAGTGA